From one Helicobacter ganmani genomic stretch:
- a CDS encoding menaquinone biosynthesis decarboxylase: MRQTIDLLKAHNELKIITEPLDVELEIPHLAYLEVKHKNSKALLFTNPVDRARQISYETPVLMNLFGSFSRVQLLVGDTQGIAQEVAELIKLKPPKSLKEALKIAPKMLNLRFLAPKTIKEKGLCQEVISRGAEVDLSTIPILKTWSEDGGRFITMGQCYTQSLDGSVRNLGMYRLQVYDKNHLGLHWQVHKDSVSLLEEYHKANKKMPVSIAIGGDPLYTWCATAPLPYGLFELMLYGFIRKNRAKMVRCVSNELCVPYDADFVIEGFVEPSAMREEGRFGDHTGFYTPIEPYPVLEVSAITHKKNPIYLATVVGKPPLEDKYLGFPTERIFLPLLQTTTPNLIDYYMPENGVFHNLILAKIKARFPHIAQQSMHAFWGVGQMSFVKHAIFVGENAPSLQSAEIIPYILNRFSVQNCLMSEGVCDALDHASPSFAQGGKLGLDCTREDEIESTLEFASEEQLYKILSEILRVSGEVKCVRQIYQDTRNPIVLVGIDKKESLKKAFLALEQANLESLPSADIESLQRFLRIVVIVDFAKNDLENLYMLLWRVVNNTDAKRDIKIIGKTLLLDACDKGLCDDYMREWPKETDCTREVLDKLERLGLLSDFGDLESFYRTFHIDKSYDSKM; this comes from the coding sequence ATGCGACAAACGATAGATTTACTTAAAGCACATAATGAGCTAAAAATCATCACAGAGCCCTTAGATGTAGAGCTAGAGATTCCGCATTTGGCATATTTGGAAGTGAAACATAAAAATTCCAAAGCTCTGCTTTTTACTAATCCTGTGGATAGGGCGCGGCAGATTAGCTATGAAACCCCTGTGCTAATGAATCTTTTTGGCAGTTTTTCTCGTGTGCAGTTGCTTGTAGGCGATACGCAAGGAATCGCACAAGAGGTAGCAGAACTTATCAAGCTTAAGCCCCCAAAATCCTTAAAAGAAGCTTTGAAAATTGCCCCAAAAATGTTGAATTTGCGCTTTTTAGCTCCTAAAACTATCAAAGAAAAGGGCTTGTGCCAAGAAGTTATTTCAAGGGGGGCGGAAGTAGATTTAAGCACAATCCCGATTCTTAAAACTTGGAGTGAAGATGGGGGGAGATTTATCACAATGGGGCAATGTTATACACAGAGTTTAGATGGTAGTGTGAGGAATCTTGGTATGTATCGTTTGCAGGTGTATGATAAAAATCATCTAGGATTGCATTGGCAAGTGCATAAGGATAGCGTGAGTTTGTTAGAGGAATACCATAAAGCAAACAAAAAAATGCCTGTGAGCATCGCAATTGGTGGCGATCCTCTCTATACTTGGTGCGCTACTGCACCTTTGCCTTATGGCTTATTTGAATTAATGCTGTATGGATTTATCCGCAAAAACCGTGCAAAAATGGTACGTTGCGTTAGCAATGAGCTTTGCGTGCCTTATGATGCGGATTTTGTGATTGAAGGATTTGTTGAGCCTAGTGCAATGCGTGAGGAGGGGAGATTTGGCGACCATACGGGATTCTATACCCCCATTGAACCTTATCCGGTGTTAGAAGTGAGTGCAATCACGCACAAGAAAAATCCTATTTATCTTGCGACGGTTGTCGGTAAGCCACCTTTGGAGGATAAATATTTAGGATTTCCCACAGAGCGAATCTTTTTGCCTCTTTTGCAAACCACAACCCCCAATTTGATAGACTATTATATGCCTGAAAATGGCGTGTTTCATAATCTGATTTTGGCTAAAATCAAAGCGCGTTTTCCCCATATTGCCCAGCAGAGTATGCACGCATTTTGGGGTGTGGGGCAGATGAGTTTTGTCAAACACGCGATTTTTGTAGGAGAAAATGCGCCAAGTTTGCAAAGTGCAGAGATTATTCCTTATATTCTCAATCGTTTTTCAGTGCAGAATTGCCTAATGAGTGAGGGAGTATGTGATGCGCTAGACCACGCTTCGCCTAGTTTTGCTCAAGGTGGAAAATTGGGCTTAGATTGTACTCGTGAGGACGAAATAGAAAGTACATTGGAATTTGCAAGTGAGGAGCAATTATATAAAATATTGAGCGAAATTTTGCGTGTTAGCGGAGAAGTGAAATGTGTGCGACAAATTTATCAGGACACAAGGAATCCTATTGTATTGGTTGGAATAGACAAAAAAGAAAGTCTTAAAAAAGCATTTTTGGCACTAGAGCAAGCAAATTTGGAGAGCCTACCCTCTGCAGATATAGAATCTCTACAAAGATTTTTGCGTATTGTGGTGATTGTGGATTTTGCTAAAAACGATTTGGAAAATCTTTATATGTTGCTTTGGCGCGTGGTGAATAATACAGACGCAAAACGTGATATAAAAATCATTGGTAAAACTTTATTGCTTGATGCGTGCGATAAGGGCTTGTGTGATGATTATATGCGTGAGTGGCCAAAAGAAACGGATTGCACACGCGAAGTTTTAGACAAGCTAGAAAGGCTTGGATTATTAAGTGATTTTGGAGATTTAGAAAGTTTTTATCGCACCTTTCATATTGATAAATCCTATGATTCCAAAATGT